The proteins below are encoded in one region of Gadus macrocephalus chromosome 14, ASM3116895v1:
- the dagla gene encoding diacylglycerol lipase-alpha isoform X1, with translation MPGMVMFRRRWSVGSDDLVLPALFLFLLHCIWLVVLSVVLFGLPYGSEQSCTVTLVDHGRGYLGILVSCLICESAIMWLSMRGSILYTQPREAVQYVLYIRLAILVVELVYAVVGIAWLVQYYQPCSDVTAKNVALGIVACNWMVIFSVCFTLMCTFDPTGRTFVKLKATRRRQRNLTTYTLRHRLEEGQASSWSRRLKFFMCCSRAQDTQSDAYSEVASLFAEFFRDLDIVPSDIIAGLVLLRQRQRSKRFSILDQANNDILAFLSGMPVTRNTKYLDLKNSTEMGMYKEVCYYMLFALAAYGWPMYLMRKPACGLCRLASSCPCVVNGSRLSQSVTGEEDNCCGCNVLAIRRHFLDRELKQVHIVYTSCHDAVYETPFFVAVDHGTKKVVISIRGTLTPKDALTDLTGDSERLPVEEQQGNWLGHKGMVYSAEYIKKKLEQEMILSQAFGRDLGKGTMHYGLVIVGHSLGAGTAAILSFLLRPQYPSLQCYSYSPPGGLLSEDAMEYSKDFVTSVVLGKDLVPRIGLSQLEGFRRHLLEVLQKSNKPKWRIIAGGTKCIPKSELPVEEDVVQVQPAAPPNSRLWLHPSDLSIALSASTPLYPPGRIIHVVHNHPPETCFGQEEPTYSALWGNNKAFDEVIISPAMLNEHMPHMVMEGLNKVLENYNKGKTALLSAAKIMVSPTEVDLNAETIFMGASTTSHQPTPIGQHRRNSSVRLKELSRSCAHSELSLEGFSECPPPPAPVVLRGARERLTVELRGGKAPLAVMESLSDAESVYSLDSRRSSAALRGSPMLACLPFPLDAPIPEENPSLSSRTELLGADCLCPGTPEHLGESGPYFASLDSVASPEYGMRLSPGTAHYGGNHCLALRGQGATQASPPSPPLNAGFGGGLQEDGCAVMPAVYSPRSTPPHQPSPAAGCRPADSSDGEDWATENGQSGVEAGLAAASSTPDTQLSNGNPSQAVLEFAQYLDSLFRLDGSSSPPLELSDGESESGRGSYLEQEEGLGEGQSMDDKRLLARAIVEPNLVPKPPRTFAGSTDPSSGISLSPSFPLSSSGELNDLSPGEGATHSLRTSPPGHYPEENTVSSMV, from the exons ATGCCTGGCATGGTGATGTTTCGGCGGCGCTGGTCAGTCGGGAGCGATGACCTGGTGCTGCCcgcactcttcctcttcctgctgcaCTGCATCTG GCTGGTGGTGCTGTCTGTGGTGCTATTCGGCCTGCCGTACGGCTCGGAACAGTCCTGTACGGTGACGCTGGTGGACcatgggcggggctacctggGAATACTGGTCAGCTGCCTCATTTGTGAGAGTGCCATCATGTGGCTGAGCATGCGCGGCAGCATCCTGTACACGCAGCCCAGGGAAGCAGTGCAGTACGTCCTTTATATACGCCTTG CCATTCTGGTAGTAGAGCTGGTCTATGCAGTGGTGGGCATTGCCTGGCTCGTCCAATATTACCAACCATGCTCTGATGTCACCGCCAAGAACGTGGCCCTGG GGATCGTGGCATGTAACTGGATGGTGATCTTCAGCGTATGCTTCACCCTTATGTGCACCTTTGACCCCACGGGGCGCACCTTCGTGAAGCTCAAAGCCACCCGCCGGCGCCAACGCAACctcaccacatacacactcag ACATCGGCTGGAAGAGGGCCAGGCcagcagctggagcaggagaCTCAAGTTCTTCATGTGCTGCAGCAGGGCCCAAGACACGCAGTCG GATGCCTACTCTGAGGTGGCCAGCCTGTTTGCAGAGTTTTTCCGAGACCTGGACATTGTGCCTAGTGACATTATTGCTGGTCTGGTTTTGCTcaggcagagacagaggtcCAAAAGATTCTCAATCCTGGAccag GCAAATAATGACATTTTGGCCTTCCTTTCCGGAATGCCTGTCACTCGCAACACTAAATACCTTGACCTCAAAAACTCG ACGGAGATGGGCATGTACAAGGAGGTGTGCTACTACATGCTGTTTGCCCTTGCTGCATATGGCTGGCCCATGTACCTTATGAGGAAGCCTGCTTGTGGGCTGTGCCGTCTTGCCAGTTCGTGCCC ATGTGTGGTGAATGGTTCCCGCCTGTCCCAGAGTGTGACTGGTGAGGAGGACAACTGTTGTGGTTGTAACGTCCTGGCCATCCGCAGACACTTCCTGGATAGGGAACTCAAGCAGGTCCACATTGTCTACACTTCCTGCCATGATGCT GTGTACGAGACGCCATTTTTTGTGGCAGTGGATCATGGCACCAAAAAGGTTGTGATCAGCATTCGAGGGACCTTAACCCCAAAg GACGCCCTGACTGACTTGACTGGGGACTCTGAACGTCTTCCTGTGGAGGAGCAACAAGGAAACTGGCTGGGACACAAG GGGATGGTTTATTCAGCCGAATACATTAAGAagaagctggagcaggaaatgaTCCTGTCACAAGCCTTTGGGAGGGACTTG gGTAAGGGCACCATGCACTATGGTCTGGTGATAGTGGGACACTCTCTCGGTGCGGGCACCGCTGCTATCCTGTCCTTCCTGTTGCGGCCTCAGTACCCCTCCCTCCAGTGCTACTCCTACTCTCCACCTGGCGGCCTCCTCAg TGAGGATGCCATGGAGTACTCGAAAGACTTTGTGACATCTGTGGTGCTGGGCAAAGACCTGGTCCCAAG GATCGGCCTCTCACAGCTGGAGGGGTTCCGGCGCCACCTGCTGGAAGTCTTACAGAAAAGTAACAAGCCTAAG TGGAGGATAATCGCGGGCGGCACCAAATGCATTCCTAAGTCCGAGCTTCCTGTCGAGGAGGATGTGGTCCAAGTCCAACCTGCTGCCCCCCCGAATAGCCGCCTCTGGCTCCACCCCAGTGACCTCAGCATCGCCCTGTCGGCCTCCACGCCTCTCTACCCCCCGGGCAGGATCATCCACGTGGTGCACAACCACCCTCCAGAAACCTG CTTTGGCCAGGAGGAGCCCACCTACTCAGCCCTGTGGGGGAACAACAAGGCCTTCGATGAGGTCATCATCTCCCCGGCCATGCTTAACGAACACATGCCTCACATGGTGATGGAGGGCCTAAACAAG gTGCTGGAGAATTACAACAAAGGAAAGACTGCTTTGCTGTCTGCAGCCAAAATCATGGTTAGCCCCACGGAAGTGGACTTAAACGCAGAGACCATCTTCATGGGTGCCTCGACAACTTCACACCAACCCACGCCGATCGGCCAGCACCGGCGGAACAGCAGTGTTCG CCTAAAAGAGTTGTCACG ctCCTGTGCCCACTCCGAGCTCTCCCTTGAGGGCTTTTCTGAGTGCCCTCCCCCCCCGGCGCCCGTTGTGCTGCGGGGGGCCCGCGAGCGCCTCACCGTGGAGCTCCGGGGGGGCAAAGCCCCGCTGGCCGTCATGGAGAGCCTGTCGGACGCCGAGTCCGTGTACAGCCTGGACTCCCGGCGCTCCTCGGCCGCACTGCGGGGCTCTCCCATGCTGGCttgcctccccttccccctggaTGCCCCCATCCCCGAGGAGAACCCCTCCCTCAGCTCGCGCACCGAGCTGCTGGGGGCCGACTGCCTGTGCCCGGGCACTCCGGAGCACCTGGGCGAGTCGGGACCCTACTTCGCCTCCTTGGATTCCGTAGCCAGCCCCGAGTACGGCATGCGCCTCTCCCCCGGCACGGCGCACTACGGCGGGAACCACTGCCTAGCTCTGCGGGGTCAGGGCGCGACTCAggcttctcctccttcacctcctctcaaTGCCGGGTTCGGCGGCGGCCTCCAGGAGGACGGCTGCGCCGTGATGCCCGCCGTCTACAGTCCGAGGAGCACTCCTCCCCATCAGCCGAGTCCTGCGGCTGGCTGCAGGCCCGCAGACTCCTCAGACGGGGAGGACTGGGCCACAGAGAATGGCCAGTCGGGTGTGGAAGCGGGGCTGGCGGCGGCCTCCTCCACCCCCGATACGCAACTGTCCAATGGTAACCCGAGCCAGGCGGTGCTGGAGTTTGCCCAGTATCTGGACTCCTTGTTCAGGTTAGACGGCAGCAGCTCCCCGCCACTGGAGCTGTCCGACGGGGAGTCCGAGTCGGGCCGCGGCTCCTACCTGGAGCAAGAGGAAGGTCTGGGTGAAGGACAGTCTATGGACGATAAGCGGCTTCTGGCCAGGGCCATAGTGGAGCCCAACTTGGTTCCCAAGCCCCCTCGCACTTTTGCTGGATCCACGGACCCTTCCTCTGGCATCTCCCTGTCCccttccttccccctctcttcgTCCGGGGAGCTCAATGACCTGTCCCCCGGTGAGGGGGCCACACACTCTCTACGAACATCTCCTCCCGGCCACTACCCTGAAGAGAATACTGTATCATCCATGGTGTGA
- the dagla gene encoding diacylglycerol lipase-alpha isoform X2 produces MPGMVMFRRRWSVGSDDLVLPALFLFLLHCIWLVVLSVVLFGLPYGSEQSCTVTLVDHGRGYLGILVSCLICESAIMWLSMRGSILYTQPREAVQYVLYIRLAILVVELVYAVVGIAWLVQYYQPCSDVTAKNVALGIVACNWMVIFSVCFTLMCTFDPTGRTFVKLKATRRRQRNLTTYTLRHRLEEGQASSWSRRLKFFMCCSRAQDTQSDAYSEVASLFAEFFRDLDIVPSDIIAGLVLLRQRQRSKRFSILDQANNDILAFLSGMPVTRNTKYLDLKNSTEMGMYKEVCYYMLFALAAYGWPMYLMRKPACGLCRLASSCPCVVNGSRLSQSVTGEEDNCCGCNVLAIRRHFLDRELKQVHIVYTSCHDAVYETPFFVAVDHGTKKVVISIRGTLTPKDALTDLTGDSERLPVEEQQGNWLGHKGMVYSAEYIKKKLEQEMILSQAFGRDLGKGTMHYGLVIVGHSLGAGTAAILSFLLRPQYPSLQCYSYSPPGGLLSEDAMEYSKDFVTSVVLGKDLVPRIGLSQLEGFRRHLLEVLQKSNKPKWRIIAGGTKCIPKSELPVEEDVVQVQPAAPPNSRLWLHPSDLSIALSASTPLYPPGRIIHVVHNHPPETCFGQEEPTYSALWGNNKAFDEVIISPAMLNEHMPHMVMEGLNKVLENYNKGKTALLSAAKIMVSPTEVDLNAETIFMGASTTSHQPTPIGQHRRNSSVRSCAHSELSLEGFSECPPPPAPVVLRGARERLTVELRGGKAPLAVMESLSDAESVYSLDSRRSSAALRGSPMLACLPFPLDAPIPEENPSLSSRTELLGADCLCPGTPEHLGESGPYFASLDSVASPEYGMRLSPGTAHYGGNHCLALRGQGATQASPPSPPLNAGFGGGLQEDGCAVMPAVYSPRSTPPHQPSPAAGCRPADSSDGEDWATENGQSGVEAGLAAASSTPDTQLSNGNPSQAVLEFAQYLDSLFRLDGSSSPPLELSDGESESGRGSYLEQEEGLGEGQSMDDKRLLARAIVEPNLVPKPPRTFAGSTDPSSGISLSPSFPLSSSGELNDLSPGEGATHSLRTSPPGHYPEENTVSSMV; encoded by the exons ATGCCTGGCATGGTGATGTTTCGGCGGCGCTGGTCAGTCGGGAGCGATGACCTGGTGCTGCCcgcactcttcctcttcctgctgcaCTGCATCTG GCTGGTGGTGCTGTCTGTGGTGCTATTCGGCCTGCCGTACGGCTCGGAACAGTCCTGTACGGTGACGCTGGTGGACcatgggcggggctacctggGAATACTGGTCAGCTGCCTCATTTGTGAGAGTGCCATCATGTGGCTGAGCATGCGCGGCAGCATCCTGTACACGCAGCCCAGGGAAGCAGTGCAGTACGTCCTTTATATACGCCTTG CCATTCTGGTAGTAGAGCTGGTCTATGCAGTGGTGGGCATTGCCTGGCTCGTCCAATATTACCAACCATGCTCTGATGTCACCGCCAAGAACGTGGCCCTGG GGATCGTGGCATGTAACTGGATGGTGATCTTCAGCGTATGCTTCACCCTTATGTGCACCTTTGACCCCACGGGGCGCACCTTCGTGAAGCTCAAAGCCACCCGCCGGCGCCAACGCAACctcaccacatacacactcag ACATCGGCTGGAAGAGGGCCAGGCcagcagctggagcaggagaCTCAAGTTCTTCATGTGCTGCAGCAGGGCCCAAGACACGCAGTCG GATGCCTACTCTGAGGTGGCCAGCCTGTTTGCAGAGTTTTTCCGAGACCTGGACATTGTGCCTAGTGACATTATTGCTGGTCTGGTTTTGCTcaggcagagacagaggtcCAAAAGATTCTCAATCCTGGAccag GCAAATAATGACATTTTGGCCTTCCTTTCCGGAATGCCTGTCACTCGCAACACTAAATACCTTGACCTCAAAAACTCG ACGGAGATGGGCATGTACAAGGAGGTGTGCTACTACATGCTGTTTGCCCTTGCTGCATATGGCTGGCCCATGTACCTTATGAGGAAGCCTGCTTGTGGGCTGTGCCGTCTTGCCAGTTCGTGCCC ATGTGTGGTGAATGGTTCCCGCCTGTCCCAGAGTGTGACTGGTGAGGAGGACAACTGTTGTGGTTGTAACGTCCTGGCCATCCGCAGACACTTCCTGGATAGGGAACTCAAGCAGGTCCACATTGTCTACACTTCCTGCCATGATGCT GTGTACGAGACGCCATTTTTTGTGGCAGTGGATCATGGCACCAAAAAGGTTGTGATCAGCATTCGAGGGACCTTAACCCCAAAg GACGCCCTGACTGACTTGACTGGGGACTCTGAACGTCTTCCTGTGGAGGAGCAACAAGGAAACTGGCTGGGACACAAG GGGATGGTTTATTCAGCCGAATACATTAAGAagaagctggagcaggaaatgaTCCTGTCACAAGCCTTTGGGAGGGACTTG gGTAAGGGCACCATGCACTATGGTCTGGTGATAGTGGGACACTCTCTCGGTGCGGGCACCGCTGCTATCCTGTCCTTCCTGTTGCGGCCTCAGTACCCCTCCCTCCAGTGCTACTCCTACTCTCCACCTGGCGGCCTCCTCAg TGAGGATGCCATGGAGTACTCGAAAGACTTTGTGACATCTGTGGTGCTGGGCAAAGACCTGGTCCCAAG GATCGGCCTCTCACAGCTGGAGGGGTTCCGGCGCCACCTGCTGGAAGTCTTACAGAAAAGTAACAAGCCTAAG TGGAGGATAATCGCGGGCGGCACCAAATGCATTCCTAAGTCCGAGCTTCCTGTCGAGGAGGATGTGGTCCAAGTCCAACCTGCTGCCCCCCCGAATAGCCGCCTCTGGCTCCACCCCAGTGACCTCAGCATCGCCCTGTCGGCCTCCACGCCTCTCTACCCCCCGGGCAGGATCATCCACGTGGTGCACAACCACCCTCCAGAAACCTG CTTTGGCCAGGAGGAGCCCACCTACTCAGCCCTGTGGGGGAACAACAAGGCCTTCGATGAGGTCATCATCTCCCCGGCCATGCTTAACGAACACATGCCTCACATGGTGATGGAGGGCCTAAACAAG gTGCTGGAGAATTACAACAAAGGAAAGACTGCTTTGCTGTCTGCAGCCAAAATCATGGTTAGCCCCACGGAAGTGGACTTAAACGCAGAGACCATCTTCATGGGTGCCTCGACAACTTCACACCAACCCACGCCGATCGGCCAGCACCGGCGGAACAGCAGTGTTCG ctCCTGTGCCCACTCCGAGCTCTCCCTTGAGGGCTTTTCTGAGTGCCCTCCCCCCCCGGCGCCCGTTGTGCTGCGGGGGGCCCGCGAGCGCCTCACCGTGGAGCTCCGGGGGGGCAAAGCCCCGCTGGCCGTCATGGAGAGCCTGTCGGACGCCGAGTCCGTGTACAGCCTGGACTCCCGGCGCTCCTCGGCCGCACTGCGGGGCTCTCCCATGCTGGCttgcctccccttccccctggaTGCCCCCATCCCCGAGGAGAACCCCTCCCTCAGCTCGCGCACCGAGCTGCTGGGGGCCGACTGCCTGTGCCCGGGCACTCCGGAGCACCTGGGCGAGTCGGGACCCTACTTCGCCTCCTTGGATTCCGTAGCCAGCCCCGAGTACGGCATGCGCCTCTCCCCCGGCACGGCGCACTACGGCGGGAACCACTGCCTAGCTCTGCGGGGTCAGGGCGCGACTCAggcttctcctccttcacctcctctcaaTGCCGGGTTCGGCGGCGGCCTCCAGGAGGACGGCTGCGCCGTGATGCCCGCCGTCTACAGTCCGAGGAGCACTCCTCCCCATCAGCCGAGTCCTGCGGCTGGCTGCAGGCCCGCAGACTCCTCAGACGGGGAGGACTGGGCCACAGAGAATGGCCAGTCGGGTGTGGAAGCGGGGCTGGCGGCGGCCTCCTCCACCCCCGATACGCAACTGTCCAATGGTAACCCGAGCCAGGCGGTGCTGGAGTTTGCCCAGTATCTGGACTCCTTGTTCAGGTTAGACGGCAGCAGCTCCCCGCCACTGGAGCTGTCCGACGGGGAGTCCGAGTCGGGCCGCGGCTCCTACCTGGAGCAAGAGGAAGGTCTGGGTGAAGGACAGTCTATGGACGATAAGCGGCTTCTGGCCAGGGCCATAGTGGAGCCCAACTTGGTTCCCAAGCCCCCTCGCACTTTTGCTGGATCCACGGACCCTTCCTCTGGCATCTCCCTGTCCccttccttccccctctcttcgTCCGGGGAGCTCAATGACCTGTCCCCCGGTGAGGGGGCCACACACTCTCTACGAACATCTCCTCCCGGCCACTACCCTGAAGAGAATACTGTATCATCCATGGTGTGA